One window of Papaver somniferum cultivar HN1 chromosome 9, ASM357369v1, whole genome shotgun sequence genomic DNA carries:
- the LOC113311824 gene encoding two-component response regulator ORR21-like: MLSSEFPSALPADEESKISREFSGVSISAAVDSMISTMRNEEGYPKGLKVLVVDEDHSFLEEIEPMLVQAKYTATLCSSATQALSMLHDKTRTFDIILMAILGSDMDGFKQIQQLAMEADLPIKYLLPAASPWSIVKTLGRKASKLTKPVRLSTVRTLWSNVARKRKEKLQKLVQEFRFLHVDYVEEHPASDMPFVEPEQMCDDDFWRMDLAALEVVTRVTKHLLSFF; this comes from the exons ATGTTGAGCAGTGAATTTCCTTCTGCTCTGCCTGCAGATGAAGAATCAAAAATCAGTAGAGAGTTTTCTGGGGTTTCTATATCTGCTGCTGTTGATTCGATGATATCAACAATGAGGAACGAGGAAGGGTATCCAAAAGGTCTAAAGGTACTGGTTGTCGATGAAGATCATTCTTTTCTGGAGGAGATTGAGCCCATGCTTGTACAAGCTAAATACACGGCTACTCTGTGTTCTTCTGCAACACAGGCTTTGTCTATGCTCCATGACAAAACTCGCACGTTTGACATCATTTTAATGGCCATCCTAGGCAGCGACATGGACGGATTTAAGCAAATTCAACAGCTTGCCATGGAAGCAGACCTTCCTATTAAATACT TACTGCCAGCAGCCAGTCCATGGTCTATTGTGAAGACCTTGGGCAGAAAGGCTTCTAAACTGACTAAACCAGTTCGTCTTAGTACAGTACGCACTCTATGGTCAAATGTGGCCAGAAAGAGGAAGGAGAAACTTCAAAAGTTG GTGCAGGAGTTCCGCTTCCTCCATGTAGATTATGTGGAGGAGCATCCAGCATCTGATATGCCCTTTGTAGAACCCGAACAAATGTGTGATGATGATTTCTGGAGAATG GATCTAGCTGCTCTTGAAGTTGTTACTCGTGTTACTAAGCATCTGCTTTCCTTCTTTTAG